The stretch of DNA TTCTCGATCTTGGCGATCACCGGCACGCGGCGGCCTTCTTCGTCCATGATCTCGTGGACGCGCTTGATGTCCGAGGCGTCGCGGACGAAGGAAAGGGCAACCATGTCCACACCGCGGCGCATGGCCCAGCGCAGGTCGTCCTCGTCCTTCTCGCTCAGCGCCGGAACGTTCACGGCAACGCCGGGCAGGTTGATGCCCTTGTTGTTCGAGACATACCCGCCGACGATCACCTGGGCAACCACCTTGACGTCGTCGACGTCGATCGCGCGGAGGGCAACCTTGCCGTCGTCGATCAGCAGCGCGTCGCCGGGCTGCACATCTTCGGTCAGGCTCTTCAGCGTCGTGGAGGCGATCTCCTTGGTGCCCGGAACGTCCTCGGTGGTGATCGTGAAGGTGTCACCGACCGCCAGCAGGTGCGGTCCGTCGACAAAGCGGCCGAGGCGGATCTTGGGCCCCTGCAGGTCGGCCATGATGGCGACCGGCTTGCCGAGCTGGCCGGCGGCCTTGCGGACGTTCTCGTACGTGTTGTCGTGCACGGAGTAATCCCCGTGGCTCATATTCATGCGGGCCACGTCGACGCCTGCTTCGAGCACGGCCAGCGTGTTCTCGAAGCTCGCAATTGCCGGTCCGAAAGTGGCCACTATTTTAGCGCGTCTCATATACCTACCCTAGTAGTCGTCGTGCATGGATGAAGTTGTTGCTGACCGCTCGGCTACAGGACCGCAATTGCCCGGTCGGTCGGGGCCACGGGGGCCGGCAGGATGGTGCTGCCCATCAGGAACTTGTCCACCGCGGCCGCGCAGGCGCGTCCCTCGGCGATGGCCCAGACGATCAGGGACTGCCCGCGTCCGGCGTCTCCGGCGACGAAGATGCCTTCCGTGTTGGTCATGTAGTAGCCATCACGGGCCACGTTGCCGCGGCCGTCGAACTCGGCCCTGACCTGCTCGGTGATCCCGGCCGGTTCGGCGCCGGTGAAGCCGAGCGACAGGAAGACCAGGTCCGCGGGGATGATCCGTTCGGTTCCGGCCTTCGGGAGGCGCTTGCCGTCGACGAACTCGGTCTCGGCGACCTTCACGCCGGTCAGCTTGCCGTTCTCCCCCACAAACTCGACCGTGGAGGCGAGGTAGGTGCGTTCGCCGCCTTCCTCGTGGGCGCTGGCAACCTCGAACAGCGTCGGGAACGTCGGCCAGGGCTGGTGTCCGGCACGCTCCGCGGGCGGCTGCTTGCCGATGGCCAGGGTGGTCACCGAGGCCGCCTGGTGGCGGTGGGCGGTGCCGAGGCAGTCGGCACCGGTGTCGCCGCCGCCGAGGATGACGACGTGCTTGCCGGCGGCGTCGATCTGGTTCTCCACCGTCTCCCCCGCCACTACACGGTTGGCCGGGACGAGGTAGTCCATGGCGAAGTGGACGCCGTCAAGCTCGCGCCCGGGGATCGGCAGGTCACGCGGAACGGTGGCACCGGTGGCCACCACGACGGCGTCATACCGGCGGCGCAGCTGTTCCCAGGTCACGTCCTTGCCGACCGACACGCCGGTGCGGAAGCGGGTGCCTTCGGCCTTCATCTGGTCGAGCCGGCGGTCGACCTGCTCTTTTTCCATC from Arthrobacter sp. B3I9 encodes:
- a CDS encoding glutamate synthase subunit beta, whose amino-acid sequence is MADPRGFLKVRQRETQPRRPVPVRIMDWKEVYEAQEKGVLKAQAGRCMDCGIPFCHQGCPLGNLIPEWNDLMWRDKGEEAIERLHATNNFPEFTGRLCPAPCEASCVLGINQPAVTIKQVEVSIIDEAFDNGWVNPLPPHRLTGKTVAVVGSGPAGLAVAQQLTRVGHTVAVYERDDKIGGLLRYGIPDFKMEKEQVDRRLDQMKAEGTRFRTGVSVGKDVTWEQLRRRYDAVVVATGATVPRDLPIPGRELDGVHFAMDYLVPANRVVAGETVENQIDAAGKHVVILGGGDTGADCLGTAHRHQAASVTTLAIGKQPPAERAGHQPWPTFPTLFEVASAHEEGGERTYLASTVEFVGENGKLTGVKVAETEFVDGKRLPKAGTERIIPADLVFLSLGFTGAEPAGITEQVRAEFDGRGNVARDGYYMTNTEGIFVAGDAGRGQSLIVWAIAEGRACAAAVDKFLMGSTILPAPVAPTDRAIAVL